In Haloterrigena alkaliphila, a single genomic region encodes these proteins:
- a CDS encoding YeeE/YedE family protein yields the protein MSALSIAVNLFPRGIDHYLIGGLFVGLGISVIYLGTGILAGNSTFLETTLSYASDLPRFQREKYVTSRDWRVVFAVSIVAGAAVYEFAFTAGAFVTDVQWWRLLGGGILVGIGTRIGKGCTSGHGVSGIASLSRTSIVNVALFIGVAVATALVVASLGVTP from the coding sequence ATGTCCGCTCTCTCGATAGCGGTCAACCTGTTCCCCCGGGGAATCGATCACTACCTAATCGGTGGTCTGTTCGTCGGCCTCGGCATTAGCGTCATCTACCTAGGGACGGGGATTCTCGCCGGGAACAGCACGTTTCTCGAGACGACGCTGTCGTACGCCTCCGACCTCCCGCGGTTCCAGCGCGAGAAGTACGTCACGTCACGCGACTGGCGGGTCGTCTTCGCGGTCAGTATCGTCGCCGGCGCGGCCGTCTACGAGTTCGCGTTCACCGCCGGCGCCTTCGTCACCGACGTGCAGTGGTGGCGGTTGCTCGGCGGGGGGATCCTCGTCGGGATCGGCACCCGAATCGGGAAGGGCTGTACGTCCGGCCACGGTGTCTCCGGCATCGCGTCGCTGTCCCGAACGTCGATCGTGAACGTGGCGCTGTTCATCGGCGTCGCCGTCGCGACGGCACTCGTCGT
- a CDS encoding DUF2080 family transposase-associated protein, whose protein sequence is MVNRFEIDGEEVLDGEVKPFGNSAHVTVPKRWRGADVKVVRTSEPTEQDEE, encoded by the coding sequence ATGGTGAATCGCTTTGAAATCGACGGCGAGGAAGTTCTCGACGGTGAGGTCAAACCGTTCGGGAACAGTGCCCACGTTACCGTCCCCAAACGCTGGCGTGGTGCGGACGTGAAGGTCGTCCGAACCTCAGAACCCACCGAACAAGACGAAGAATGA